DNA sequence from the Candidatus Methylomirabilota bacterium genome:
AGCGTCTTCGCCTCGTTCAGATCAAACCCATACTCTCCGGTCCATCGGAAGGTGCGCCCTGGAACCCGCACCAGTCCTGCAAGATCAATCGACCGGCTCTTGAGAAACGCCAGGTGCTCTTCAGGAAAGTCCTCCCCCACCACTGCCACAACTCGAACGTCGGCGAAGAAGCTGGCCGCTACCGAGAAGTAGGTAGCCGATCCGCCCAGCGCCTCTTTTGCGTT
Encoded proteins:
- a CDS encoding sugar kinase; translation: MSSILVVGSVALDSVRTPFGNAKEALGGSATYFSVAASFFADVRVVAVVGEDFPEEHLAFLKSRSIDLAGLVRVPGRTFRWTGEYGFDLNEAKTL